The following proteins come from a genomic window of Streptomyces sp. NBC_01716:
- the glgP gene encoding alpha-glucan family phosphorylase gives MKAIRRFTVRPVLPEPLRPLSDLARNLRWSWHSETRELFQAVDPDGWAAAGRDPVRLLGAVSATRLVELAGDRPFLGRLAAVAGGLDEYLRGSRWYQQQRGQGAELPGAVAYFSPEFGVTAALPQYSGGLGILAGDHLKAASDLGVPLIGVGLLYRHGYFRQSLSRDGWQQEHYPVLDPNELPLSLLREEDGRPSRVALTLPGGRSLRACVWQARVGRVPLLLLDSDIEDNGPNEREVTDRLYGGGSEHRLLQEMLLGIGGVRAVRAYCRISGHPEPEVFHTNEGHAGFQGLERIRELTDTGLGFDTALEAVRGGTVFTTHTPVPAGIDRFDRALVARHFGDDGELAGVSTEQVLRLGRETFPGGDPNLFNMAAMGLRLAQRANGVSTLHGAVSRQMFAGLWPGFDPQDVPITSVTNGVHAPTWVAPEITALGDEIADVPGADLWAVRRTLREQLVHEVRDRLRASWHQRGAAEAELGWIDGVLDPDILTIGFARRVPSYKRLTLMLRDRERLTELLLHPERPIQIVVAGKAHPADDGGKRLVQELVKFADDPRVRHRIVFLPDYGMAMAQRLYPGCDVWLNNPLRPLEACGTSGMKAALNGCLNLSVLDGWWDEWFEPDFGWAIPTADGSAADEDRRDTLEANALYALIEDRIAPRFYDRTDADAGAARAPAGAPGLPGRWIEMVRRTMTTLGPKLLADRMVREYVERLYAPAAHAHRELDAATARELADWKNQVRAAWPGVAVDHVEAVSATTAGGSAELGSTLALKVRVTLGQLLPDDVEVQAVAGRVGADDTIADAQIFPLKPAGGPDQAGRWVYEGPLALDRTGPFGYTVRILPTHPMLGAADLGLVALPTEATGEGAGVLMR, from the coding sequence GTGAAGGCAATCCGTCGATTCACCGTGCGCCCCGTCCTGCCCGAACCTCTGCGACCACTCAGCGACCTCGCGCGCAATCTGCGCTGGTCCTGGCACTCCGAGACCCGTGAACTCTTCCAGGCCGTCGATCCCGACGGCTGGGCCGCCGCCGGGCGGGATCCCGTGCGGCTGCTAGGGGCCGTGTCCGCCACGCGGCTCGTGGAGCTGGCCGGTGACCGGCCGTTCCTCGGGCGGCTGGCCGCCGTCGCCGGCGGGCTCGACGAGTATCTGCGCGGCAGCCGCTGGTACCAGCAACAGCGCGGCCAGGGCGCCGAGCTGCCCGGCGCCGTCGCCTACTTCTCGCCCGAGTTCGGCGTCACCGCAGCCCTGCCCCAGTACTCCGGCGGCCTCGGCATCCTGGCCGGAGACCATCTCAAGGCCGCCAGCGACCTCGGCGTACCGCTCATCGGGGTCGGCCTGCTCTACCGGCACGGCTACTTCCGCCAGTCCCTCTCGCGCGACGGCTGGCAGCAGGAGCACTACCCCGTCCTCGACCCGAACGAGCTGCCGCTCAGCCTCCTGCGGGAGGAGGACGGCAGGCCCAGCCGGGTCGCGCTCACGCTGCCCGGCGGCCGGTCACTGCGCGCGTGCGTCTGGCAGGCGCGCGTCGGCCGCGTACCGCTCCTGCTGCTCGACTCGGACATAGAGGACAACGGTCCGAACGAGCGCGAGGTCACCGACCGTCTCTACGGCGGCGGCAGCGAGCACCGGCTCCTCCAGGAGATGCTGCTCGGCATCGGCGGCGTCCGCGCCGTCCGCGCGTACTGCCGGATCTCCGGCCACCCCGAGCCCGAGGTCTTTCACACGAACGAGGGCCACGCGGGCTTCCAGGGCCTCGAACGCATCCGTGAACTCACCGACACGGGGCTCGGGTTCGACACGGCACTGGAGGCCGTCCGGGGCGGCACGGTGTTCACCACCCACACCCCCGTGCCCGCCGGGATCGACCGGTTCGACCGCGCACTCGTCGCACGCCACTTCGGTGACGACGGCGAACTGGCCGGCGTCTCCACCGAACAGGTGCTGCGCCTCGGCAGGGAGACCTTCCCCGGCGGCGACCCGAACCTCTTCAACATGGCCGCCATGGGCCTGCGGCTCGCACAGCGCGCCAACGGCGTCTCCACCCTGCACGGCGCCGTCAGCCGGCAGATGTTCGCCGGGCTCTGGCCGGGCTTCGACCCGCAGGACGTACCGATCACCTCGGTGACCAACGGCGTCCACGCGCCGACCTGGGTCGCGCCGGAGATCACCGCGCTCGGCGACGAGATCGCCGACGTTCCGGGCGCCGACCTCTGGGCCGTACGCCGCACCCTGCGCGAGCAGTTGGTGCACGAGGTACGCGACCGGCTGCGCGCCTCCTGGCACCAGCGCGGCGCGGCCGAGGCCGAACTGGGCTGGATCGACGGGGTACTTGACCCCGACATCCTGACCATCGGCTTCGCCCGGCGCGTCCCCTCGTACAAGCGGCTCACGCTGATGCTGCGCGACCGCGAACGGCTGACGGAGCTCCTGCTGCACCCCGAGCGGCCGATCCAGATCGTCGTCGCGGGCAAGGCGCACCCGGCGGACGACGGCGGCAAGCGGCTCGTGCAGGAGCTGGTGAAGTTCGCCGACGACCCGCGCGTACGCCACCGCATCGTCTTCCTGCCCGACTACGGGATGGCGATGGCGCAGCGGCTCTACCCGGGCTGCGACGTCTGGCTGAACAACCCGCTGCGCCCGCTGGAGGCGTGCGGCACGAGCGGGATGAAGGCCGCGCTCAACGGGTGTCTCAACCTGTCGGTGCTGGACGGCTGGTGGGACGAATGGTTCGAGCCGGACTTCGGCTGGGCCATCCCGACCGCCGACGGCTCGGCGGCCGACGAGGACCGGCGCGACACGCTGGAGGCGAACGCCCTCTACGCGCTGATCGAGGACCGGATCGCGCCCCGCTTCTACGACCGTACGGACGCGGACGCGGGCGCCGCGCGGGCTCCCGCGGGCGCCCCGGGCCTGCCCGGCCGCTGGATCGAGATGGTCCGCCGCACCATGACCACCCTCGGCCCGAAGCTGCTCGCGGACCGTATGGTGCGCGAGTACGTGGAGCGGCTGTACGCTCCGGCCGCCCACGCCCACCGGGAGCTGGACGCGGCCACGGCACGGGAGTTGGCCGACTGGAAGAACCAGGTCAGGGCCGCCTGGCCGGGCGTGGCCGTCGACCATGTGGAGGCGGTCTCGGCGACAACGGCGGGCGGCAGCGCGGAGCTTGGCTCGACGCTCGCGCTGAAGGTGCGCGTCACTCTCGGCCAACTCCTCCCCGACGACGTGGAGGTACAGGCCGTCGCGGGCCGGGTGGGCGCCGACGACACGATCGCCGACGCGCAGATCTTCCCGCTGAAACCGGCGGGCGGGCCCGACCAGGCGGGCCGTTGGGTGTACGAGGGGCCGCTGGCCCTGGACCGTACGGGGCCGTTCGGCTACACCGTACGGATCCTGCCCACGCATCCGATGCTGGGAGCCGCCGATCTGGGCCTGGTCGCGCTGCCGACCGAGGCGACGGGGGAGGGCGCGGGCGTACTGATGCGCTGA
- a CDS encoding AraC family transcriptional regulator has translation MEPMEPIKTEGDDLLSELLKPLRLTGVFDSRWHVSAPWAIEGDAEQSCAILHYIVHGGCWITGDGQTPLELREGDLAVFPTGAAHRISDLPDRTGGLRLGAVLPERVPGTSGELRINGGGPESRLLCAGLHYDASAATGLYTALPWVLVLDRAQVDNEPLLRDTLRLLASPHRPVGPGDRLITLRAFEMALVLALRPLLREIADNPSSLPVLSHPGISRAMVIIATRFAEPWTIESLAREVGMSRSAFTAAFRELVGEAPARHLTGRRMQEAARLLGETSLPQSAVPERVGYRSAVGFHLAFRKWFEKTPGEYRSGTVPAA, from the coding sequence ATGGAACCGATGGAGCCCATCAAGACCGAAGGTGACGATCTCCTGAGCGAGCTGCTGAAGCCGCTCCGGCTCACGGGGGTCTTCGACAGCCGTTGGCACGTCAGCGCGCCGTGGGCCATCGAGGGCGACGCCGAGCAGAGCTGCGCGATCCTCCACTACATCGTCCACGGCGGTTGCTGGATCACCGGCGACGGTCAGACGCCGCTGGAACTTCGCGAAGGCGACCTCGCGGTCTTCCCCACCGGCGCCGCTCACCGCATCTCCGACCTGCCCGACCGGACCGGGGGACTGCGGCTCGGGGCCGTGCTGCCCGAGCGGGTGCCCGGCACATCGGGCGAGCTGCGGATCAACGGCGGCGGACCGGAGAGCCGGCTGCTCTGCGCCGGACTGCACTACGACGCGAGCGCCGCCACCGGCCTTTACACGGCGCTGCCGTGGGTGCTGGTCCTCGACCGCGCCCAGGTGGACAACGAACCGCTGCTCCGCGACACCCTGCGGCTGCTCGCGTCGCCGCACCGGCCCGTCGGCCCCGGCGACCGTCTCATCACGCTGCGCGCGTTCGAGATGGCGCTGGTCCTGGCGCTGCGGCCGCTGCTGCGGGAGATCGCCGACAATCCGTCCTCGCTGCCGGTCCTGAGCCATCCGGGGATCAGCAGGGCGATGGTGATCATCGCGACGCGGTTCGCCGAGCCGTGGACGATCGAGTCCCTGGCGCGGGAGGTCGGCATGTCCAGGTCGGCCTTCACCGCGGCCTTCCGCGAACTGGTGGGGGAGGCCCCGGCGCGGCATCTGACGGGCCGTCGGATGCAGGAGGCGGCGCGGCTGCTGGGCGAGACGTCGCTGCCGCAGTCGGCGGTGCCGGAGCGGGTGGGGTACCGCAGCGCGGTCGGTTTCCATCTTGCGTTTCGCAAGTGGTTCGAGAAGACGCCGGGCGAGTACCGCAGCGGTACGGTGCCCGCGGCGTAG
- a CDS encoding 4-hydroxyphenylacetate 3-hydroxylase family protein has product MTRSGQEYLESLRDGRTVWLDGERVQDVTRHPAFRNTAGSIARLYDLAHDSAHTPVLTRDGAHRAFAVPRDYADLVARRQAYKVWAEASFGFLGRTPDYMAGGAAGFAAAPGVFTTEGFDGAANALAYHRRLADGDLYPAFTITNPQAAPTPFDAGGGTAAEDPVVRVVAEKDGGIVVSGAKMIGTAAVFGNEIVVGTIEPLAPRDVDRAVCFSIPVDTPGLTFVSRVSYEGGARSVFDNPLSSRFDENDALLVCDEVFVPWESVLTYRNVDASFGMWWRTPAYVNFVHQASTRFWTKLEFLAGLAILLTKSNGTYELPPVTQAIGRLLGRVAQAKAFVLAAEASYEEVDGGRGGVMPGKDISYAQRIMAGELYPAAVQEIKLLAGGGVIQLPASGEDLLHPELGPLVGRYLRAPGQSSEERIKLLKLAWDALGSEFASRHEQYERFYHGAPHVYLTQQAWEGDTASCERLARTCLNGYALGGEPEERDPR; this is encoded by the coding sequence GTGACCAGATCGGGTCAGGAGTATCTGGAGTCGTTGCGCGACGGCCGTACGGTGTGGCTGGACGGCGAACGGGTCCAGGACGTCACACGGCATCCCGCGTTCCGCAACACCGCGGGGTCGATCGCCCGGCTCTACGACCTGGCGCACGACTCCGCGCATACGCCGGTGCTCACCCGGGACGGCGCGCACCGGGCGTTCGCGGTGCCGCGCGACTACGCGGATCTGGTCGCGCGCCGGCAGGCGTACAAGGTCTGGGCCGAGGCGAGCTTCGGCTTCCTGGGGCGTACGCCGGACTACATGGCGGGCGGCGCGGCCGGATTCGCCGCGGCGCCGGGGGTGTTCACCACCGAGGGCTTCGACGGCGCGGCGAACGCGCTCGCGTACCACCGGCGGCTGGCGGACGGCGATCTGTATCCGGCCTTCACCATCACCAACCCGCAGGCGGCGCCGACCCCGTTCGACGCGGGGGGCGGGACGGCGGCGGAGGACCCCGTGGTGCGGGTCGTCGCCGAGAAGGACGGCGGGATCGTGGTGAGCGGCGCGAAGATGATCGGCACGGCGGCGGTCTTCGGCAACGAGATCGTCGTCGGGACGATCGAGCCGCTGGCGCCGCGGGACGTGGACCGCGCGGTCTGCTTCTCGATACCCGTGGACACGCCGGGCCTCACCTTTGTCTCCCGCGTGTCCTACGAGGGCGGGGCGCGCAGCGTCTTCGACAACCCGCTGTCGTCGCGGTTCGACGAGAACGACGCGCTGCTCGTCTGTGACGAGGTGTTCGTGCCGTGGGAGTCCGTGCTCACGTACCGGAACGTCGACGCGAGCTTCGGGATGTGGTGGCGGACACCGGCGTACGTGAACTTCGTCCACCAGGCGTCGACGCGCTTCTGGACCAAGCTCGAATTCCTCGCCGGGCTGGCGATCCTGCTGACGAAGTCCAACGGCACGTACGAACTGCCGCCCGTCACCCAGGCGATCGGCCGGCTGCTGGGCAGGGTCGCCCAGGCGAAGGCGTTCGTGCTGGCCGCGGAGGCGTCGTACGAGGAGGTCGACGGCGGGCGGGGCGGGGTGATGCCCGGCAAGGACATCTCGTACGCCCAGCGCATCATGGCGGGCGAGCTGTATCCGGCGGCGGTCCAGGAGATCAAACTCCTCGCGGGCGGCGGAGTAATCCAACTGCCCGCGTCCGGCGAGGACTTGCTCCATCCGGAACTGGGCCCGCTGGTGGGCCGCTATCTGCGGGCGCCGGGCCAGTCCTCGGAGGAGCGGATCAAACTGCTCAAACTGGCCTGGGACGCGCTGGGTTCGGAGTTCGCCTCCCGCCACGAACAGTACGAACGCTTCTACCACGGCGCGCCGCACGTCTATCTGACGCAGCAGGCATGGGAGGGCGACACGGCGTCCTGCGAACGCCTGGCCCGGACCTGCCTCAACGGCTACGCGCTCGGCGGTGAGCCCGAGGAACGGGACCCCCGGTGA
- a CDS encoding SDR family oxidoreductase gives MSDQIPMRVAVVGATGFQGGAVARLLAERGQRVRTLTRAADADRPPLPGASFVGGDLGDPSAVRQLMRGATHACVVMPLVYGTEQVRRYARNVAEAAREAGIQRLVYNANTRIPEQSTNVAAFETRRIAEEELRASGVPLVVLRPPVYLDNLFSPWNGPALVSEGVLAYPLPGGTFTSWISHRDLAEAVFAALTADGVEGETYDIGGCESLTGDELALAFATGLGRDVRYLPLPPTVFEQALSQVAGPEAAAGVAGIYHYMATGTDPLLMAGDGGRSADALAVKPAPVDEWVTRQPWQVWSTEAS, from the coding sequence ATGTCCGATCAGATTCCGATGCGCGTCGCGGTAGTGGGGGCGACGGGGTTCCAGGGCGGTGCCGTGGCCCGTCTGCTGGCCGAACGCGGACAGCGCGTCCGTACGCTCACGCGCGCCGCCGATGCGGACCGGCCGCCGCTGCCCGGAGCCTCGTTCGTGGGCGGTGACCTGGGAGATCCTTCCGCCGTACGGCAGTTGATGCGGGGCGCGACGCACGCCTGCGTGGTGATGCCGCTGGTCTACGGGACGGAGCAGGTCCGGCGGTACGCCCGTAATGTCGCCGAGGCGGCACGTGAAGCCGGAATCCAGCGTCTCGTCTACAACGCCAACACCCGAATTCCCGAGCAGTCGACGAATGTCGCCGCTTTCGAGACACGGCGGATCGCGGAGGAGGAACTGCGGGCGAGCGGTGTGCCGTTGGTGGTGCTGAGGCCGCCGGTCTATCTGGACAACCTGTTCAGCCCGTGGAACGGGCCGGCGCTGGTGAGCGAGGGAGTTCTGGCCTACCCGCTGCCCGGTGGCACCTTCACCTCCTGGATCTCGCACCGGGATCTCGCGGAGGCGGTCTTCGCGGCGCTGACCGCGGACGGTGTGGAGGGCGAGACGTACGACATCGGCGGCTGCGAGTCGCTGACCGGCGACGAGCTGGCCCTGGCGTTCGCCACGGGCCTGGGCCGCGACGTGCGGTATCTGCCGCTGCCCCCGACGGTGTTCGAGCAGGCGCTGTCCCAGGTCGCGGGCCCGGAGGCGGCGGCCGGGGTCGCCGGCATCTACCACTACATGGCGACGGGAACCGACCCGCTGCTGATGGCGGGCGACGGCGGGCGGTCGGCGGACGCGCTCGCCGTGAAGCCGGCGCCGGTGGACGAGTGGGTGACGCGCCAGCCGTGGCAGGTCTGGTCGACGGAAGCGAGCTGA
- a CDS encoding monodechloroaminopyrrolnitrin synthase PrnB family protein produces the protein MTLHDLVAPAIEAREPRYRIAGIRAADPLGADAILATVPAMNRDADVPALTVALRTLVPDPDRTASLGVVDALAAVRDLGLLLGSLKRHGAEPLAAVPEALPALQELGRRTDMVPRDTVHHYTTWNPLGDRQRMYTGDAMEGSLQNAVRMVFPALVAALDTCSELAGLEPYDPRFAAALDRTAQHVQAMVDSIDFTVAQVTPDFFARGLRPYFEEVDIAGHDYLGPAAAQVPLWLVDVTLWQSDRSSPEYDAFLDESVRYSLPSWRAFHAAHRGSISAVSKLSAAIRWESTPRLPPGLAASAVSLARVLRILKTFRARHIHMARKAYSDDLRLYEEGSGGAPVVLLRTVLDLTRENETLVRQSNVGAHAPRTTPKPGTRPSVPMPAVSAAGPALRGKRFTA, from the coding sequence ATGACGCTGCACGACCTTGTCGCGCCCGCGATCGAGGCGCGCGAGCCGCGCTACCGGATAGCCGGCATCCGCGCCGCCGATCCGCTGGGCGCCGACGCGATACTCGCGACCGTACCCGCGATGAACAGGGACGCCGATGTCCCCGCGCTGACCGTCGCCCTGCGCACGCTCGTCCCCGATCCCGACCGCACCGCATCGCTGGGTGTGGTCGACGCGCTCGCCGCCGTACGCGACCTCGGTCTGCTCCTCGGCTCGCTCAAGCGGCACGGGGCCGAACCGCTCGCCGCCGTCCCCGAAGCCCTGCCCGCACTTCAGGAACTGGGCCGCCGCACCGACATGGTGCCCCGCGACACCGTGCACCACTACACGACGTGGAACCCGCTCGGCGACCGGCAGCGGATGTATACGGGCGACGCGATGGAGGGCTCCCTCCAGAACGCCGTACGGATGGTCTTCCCCGCGCTCGTCGCGGCGCTCGACACCTGCTCGGAGCTGGCGGGACTCGAACCGTACGACCCGCGCTTCGCCGCCGCGCTCGACCGTACGGCGCAGCATGTCCAGGCCATGGTCGACTCCATCGACTTCACGGTCGCGCAGGTCACGCCCGACTTCTTCGCGCGCGGGCTGCGCCCGTACTTCGAGGAGGTCGACATCGCCGGCCACGACTATCTGGGCCCGGCCGCCGCGCAGGTGCCGCTCTGGCTGGTCGATGTGACGCTGTGGCAGAGCGACCGGAGCAGCCCGGAGTACGACGCGTTCCTCGACGAGTCCGTGCGCTACAGCCTGCCGTCGTGGCGGGCCTTCCACGCGGCGCACCGGGGCTCGATCTCCGCCGTCAGCAAGCTGTCCGCCGCGATCAGGTGGGAGTCGACGCCGCGGCTGCCGCCGGGGCTGGCCGCGTCGGCGGTGTCGCTGGCGCGGGTGCTGCGCATCCTCAAGACCTTCCGGGCCAGACATATCCACATGGCGCGCAAGGCGTACAGCGACGATCTGCGGCTGTACGAGGAGGGCAGCGGGGGTGCGCCGGTCGTGCTGCTGCGGACGGTGCTGGATCTGACGCGGGAGAACGAGACGCTGGTGCGGCAGTCGAATGTGGGCGCGCACGCGCCGAGAACGACGCCCAAGCCCGGAACCAGGCCCTCCGTGCCCATGCCCGCGGTGTCCGCCGCCGGGCCGGCCCTTCGTGGGAAGAGATTCACCGCATGA
- a CDS encoding flavin-dependent oxidoreductase encodes MTHIMIAGGGIAGLTAALSLHAAGFEQITVVEAAREIQPLGAGLNIMPNAVRELDALGLLGRLDECAVRTGELRYYHRGGGLISREPRGVAAGYLWPQLSIHRGDLQRVLGDAVRDRLGGDAVVSGVRVAGLETSADGRARVLLAHREGRGAGGASLEPDVLIGADGIRSAVRAALNPGEGEPPWNGMLVWRGVSRVPAHRAGRFMFIAGDDRQKAVVYPMTHASGPDRRVLVNWALAMPATDIAGAGRGDWNRPVPVAKFAHHYAGWEFDGVSVPELLAAADRAFEYPMVDREPLARWTHGRTTLIGDAAHAMYPIGSNGATQSIVDARALAHAMATHPDRAEALTAYESDRRPAMTELQLANRQQGPEVVITLAHTRAPNGFTNIADVIPPSELAEIAARYATTGAFDPPTVNAGSPYTLPAPARG; translated from the coding sequence ATGACCCACATCATGATCGCGGGCGGCGGAATAGCCGGTCTCACCGCGGCACTCTCCCTGCACGCCGCAGGCTTCGAGCAGATCACCGTCGTCGAGGCCGCCCGGGAGATCCAGCCGCTCGGCGCCGGGCTGAACATCATGCCCAACGCCGTACGCGAACTCGACGCGCTCGGGCTGCTCGGCCGGCTGGACGAGTGCGCCGTACGCACCGGTGAACTGCGCTACTACCACCGCGGCGGCGGGCTGATCTCCCGCGAGCCGCGCGGTGTGGCGGCCGGCTATCTGTGGCCGCAGTTGTCCATTCACCGCGGCGACCTGCAACGGGTGCTCGGTGACGCGGTACGCGACCGGCTCGGCGGCGACGCGGTGGTCTCCGGGGTCCGGGTCGCCGGCCTGGAGACCTCGGCGGACGGCCGCGCGCGTGTGCTGCTCGCGCACCGGGAGGGGCGCGGCGCGGGGGGCGCGTCCCTGGAGCCGGACGTGCTGATCGGCGCGGACGGCATCCGCTCGGCGGTGCGGGCCGCGCTGAATCCCGGGGAGGGGGAGCCGCCGTGGAACGGCATGCTCGTCTGGCGCGGGGTCTCGCGGGTCCCGGCGCACCGTGCGGGCCGGTTCATGTTCATCGCGGGCGACGACCGGCAGAAGGCGGTGGTCTACCCCATGACGCACGCGAGCGGTCCGGACCGGCGGGTACTGGTCAACTGGGCGCTGGCGATGCCCGCGACGGACATCGCCGGAGCCGGGCGGGGCGACTGGAACCGGCCGGTGCCGGTCGCGAAGTTCGCGCACCACTACGCGGGCTGGGAGTTCGACGGCGTCAGCGTCCCCGAACTGCTGGCCGCGGCGGACCGCGCCTTCGAGTACCCGATGGTGGACCGCGAACCGCTGGCGCGCTGGACCCACGGCCGTACGACCCTGATCGGCGACGCCGCCCACGCGATGTACCCGATCGGTTCGAACGGCGCGACGCAGTCGATCGTCGACGCGCGTGCGCTGGCGCACGCCATGGCGACGCACCCCGACCGCGCGGAGGCCCTGACGGCGTACGAGAGTGACCGCCGCCCCGCGATGACGGAGCTGCAACTCGCCAACCGCCAACAGGGCCCCGAGGTGGTCATCACCCTGGCCCACACCCGCGCCCCGAACGGCTTCACGAACATCGCGGACGTGATCCCCCCGTCGGAACTGGCGGAGATCGCCGCCCGCTACGCCACGACGGGAGCGTTCGACCCACCCACGGTGAACGCGGGCTCCCCATACACCCTCCCGGCCCCGGCCCGGGGCTGA
- a CDS encoding MFS transporter, protein MGRGSAPGVAGFRAPGPVAPGSRRSGGRGLGLLAGTQLLVVMDTAIINVALPSVGDDLGSGSAGLSWVANAFLITFGGLLLLGGRAADLLGHRRVFLGGLGVLGVASAVGGAAGTVEVLVGARAVQGAGAALAAAAAFALLLNLFPDGPGRHRALGVFAAMGGLGGVLGTVLGGVLTDLLGWRSTLWLNVIGALVLAVLALRLLDGDTRGAERGFDIGGALTATAGLGLVAYGLVGAGEAGWTSARTLGAFAGGLVLLVAFAVLEKRIAGPLVPPAVLRRPTLRLANCLSALAQMALFPMFFLVSLYLQSVLDQSPLHGGLGLLPLSLVVVATAPRTGRLIDRLGLRATMSLGFTLLFLGMLWLALALAAEGTFVSTVLAPSLVLGVALPLVMVTTNVAATADAAPGETGLASGLVNTSQQFGSVLGLALLVAVATARTDALGATGAADETAGFKAALLVGAVFAASAALLSFRLRLPAPVSALPHQDRVGGAPE, encoded by the coding sequence GTGGGGCGGGGATCAGCTCCCGGCGTCGCGGGGTTTCGCGCCCCCGGTCCCGTGGCGCCGGGATCGCGAAGATCCGGGGGGCGGGGGCTCGGGCTGCTCGCGGGTACGCAGTTGTTGGTCGTCATGGACACCGCGATCATCAACGTTGCCCTGCCGTCCGTCGGCGACGACCTCGGGTCCGGTTCCGCCGGGCTGTCCTGGGTCGCCAACGCCTTCCTCATCACCTTCGGCGGGCTGCTGCTCCTCGGCGGGCGTGCCGCCGATCTGCTCGGGCACCGGCGGGTGTTCCTCGGCGGGCTCGGGGTGCTCGGTGTCGCCTCCGCGGTCGGCGGGGCGGCCGGCACCGTGGAGGTGCTCGTCGGGGCCCGCGCCGTCCAGGGCGCCGGCGCCGCACTCGCCGCCGCCGCGGCGTTCGCCCTGCTGCTGAACCTCTTCCCCGACGGCCCCGGCCGGCACAGGGCGCTCGGCGTCTTCGCCGCGATGGGCGGCCTCGGCGGCGTGCTCGGCACCGTACTCGGAGGCGTACTCACCGACCTCCTCGGCTGGCGCTCCACCCTCTGGCTCAACGTCATCGGCGCGCTCGTCCTCGCCGTCCTCGCGCTGCGCCTCCTCGACGGCGACACCCGCGGCGCCGAGCGCGGGTTCGACATCGGCGGCGCGCTCACCGCGACCGCCGGTCTCGGGCTCGTCGCGTACGGCCTCGTCGGCGCCGGTGAGGCCGGCTGGACCAGCGCGCGGACGCTGGGCGCGTTCGCAGGCGGGCTCGTACTCCTCGTGGCCTTCGCCGTCCTGGAGAAACGAATCGCCGGCCCGCTCGTGCCGCCCGCCGTCCTCCGGCGCCCCACCCTGCGGCTCGCCAACTGCCTCAGCGCGCTTGCCCAGATGGCGCTCTTCCCCATGTTCTTCCTGGTCAGCCTCTATCTCCAGAGCGTCCTCGACCAGTCCCCCCTCCACGGCGGGCTCGGCCTGCTGCCGCTCTCCCTCGTCGTCGTCGCCACCGCGCCCCGGACCGGCCGGCTCATCGACCGCCTCGGTCTGCGCGCCACGATGAGCCTCGGGTTCACCCTGCTCTTCCTCGGCATGCTCTGGCTGGCGCTCGCGCTCGCCGCCGAAGGCACGTTCGTCTCCACCGTCCTCGCGCCCAGCCTCGTGCTGGGCGTCGCCCTGCCGCTCGTCATGGTCACCACCAACGTCGCCGCGACCGCCGACGCGGCACCGGGCGAGACCGGGCTGGCCTCCGGACTCGTCAACACGAGCCAGCAGTTCGGCTCCGTACTCGGCCTCGCCCTGCTCGTCGCGGTCGCCACCGCCCGTACCGACGCGCTCGGCGCGACCGGCGCCGCCGACGAGACCGCCGGCTTCAAGGCCGCGCTCCTCGTCGGCGCGGTCTTCGCCGCATCGGCCGCGCTGCTCTCCTTCCGGCTGCGGCTCCCCGCGCCCGTGTCCGCGCTCCCGCACCAGGACCGGGTCGGCGGCGCCCCGGAGTAG